From Cannabis sativa cultivar Pink pepper isolate KNU-18-1 chromosome 8, ASM2916894v1, whole genome shotgun sequence, a single genomic window includes:
- the LOC115701576 gene encoding zinc finger CCCH domain-containing protein 48-like has protein sequence MGITYLRRRASESVSGNVKSGSMEKVCKFWAEGRCVRGGRCRFVHSWSRGDLYSYLANLHGHTKAVTGIALPHSNSGDKLYTTSYDGKLYIWDCHTAKTTAVINFGVPIGCLINEGPWLFIGLPNEIKVWNTQNNATTGPEITITLDGEGPVGQVNCMTVVNGTLFAGTQSGQILAWQASSDGASPTANLTFIPLGVPSSMKHGGPVVCLCYGGNRLFSASLDHTIKVWDHNLQCVATLKGHSDGVMSLAFCGYYLVSSSLDGTIKIWATTEKGHVETVYTHEEGHGVLALNGITLPPKTCDAKEKEESDDQNNILLCSCNDNSVRLYALPSFEEKGRFFTTQEVRTIQKGPGGQIFTGDGSGRTTVWKMNL, from the exons atGGGTATTACGTATCTTCGTCGAAGAGCGAGTGAGAGTGTGAGTGGGAATGTAAAGAGTGGATCAATGGAAAAAGTGTGTAAATTTTGGGCTGAAGGGAGGTGTGTCAGAGGGGGTCGATGTCGTTTCGTCCATTCTTGGTCTCGGGGTGATCTTTACTCCTACCTCGCAAATCTCCACGGCCACACTAAG GCGGTGACTGGTATTGCTCTGCCTCATTCGAATTCTGGAGATAAACTCTACACAACAAGCTACGATGGTAAGCTTTACATTTGGGACTGCCACACTGCTAAAACAACTGCTGTCATCAATTTTGGAGTCCCAATTGGGTGTTTGATCAATGAAGGCCCTTGGCTTTTCATTGGTCTCCCAAATGAAATCAAGGTTTGGAACACTCAGAATAATGCTACCACTGGACCTGAAATTACAATCACTCTTGATGGAGAGGGACCTGTTGGTCAAGTCAACTGTATGACTGTTGTCAATGGTACTCTGTTTGCTGGTACCCAAAGTGGTCAGATATTAGCTTGGCAAGCTTCCTCTGATGGAGCTTCTCCTACTGCTAATCTAACCTTCATCCCTCTTGGTGTTCCATCTTCCATGAAACATGGAGGTCCAGTTGTGTGTTTGTGTTATGGTGGAAACAGACTTTTTTCAGCTTCTTTAGACCACACAATCAAG GTGTGGGATCACAATTTACAATGTGTGGCCACCTTGAAAGGTCATTCAGATGGTGTCATGTCCCTTGCATTTTGTGGATATTATTTAGTCTCATCTTCATTGGATGGCACTATCAAAATTTGGGCTACCACTGAGAAAGGCCACGTAGAGACAGTCTATACCCATGAGGAAGGACAT GGTGTTCTTGCACTTAATGGGATAACACTCCCTCCTAAGACTTGTGatgcaaaagaaaaagaagaatctGATGACCAAAACAACATTTTGCTTTGCTCTTGTAATGATAATTCTGTTCGTCTGTATGCATTGCCAAGCTTTGAAGAGAAAGGTAGATTCTTCACAACACAAGAAGTCAGGACAATTCAAAAGGGTCCAGGAGGACAGATTTTTACAGGGGATGGTTCTGGCCGTACTACTGTCTGGAAGATGAATCTTTAA